The segment CAGCTTGGTCAGCGACATCATGTGGGCGCCCCAGATGGCGTGCATGACCTTCTGCGCGTGCTTCGGGTACTTCTTGTCGATCGAGACGATCACGCAGTTGTGGAAGCCGCCGGCCTCGGGCAGGTCGTAGTCGACGATGTCCGGGATGATCACCTTGAGCAGCGGCAGGAAGAAGCGCTCGGTGAACTTGCCGAGCGGCCCGTCCTCGGTCGGCGGCCGGCCGACCACGATGGACTGCAGCAGCGGGCGGCGGCGCGTCGTCACGCAGTCGATGGTCAGCGCCGGGAACGGCTCCTGCGGGGTGTAGAAGCCGGTGTGGTCGCCGAACGGGCCCTCGGGCAGCAGCTCGCCGGGCTCCAGCCAGCCCTCCAGCACCACCTCGGCGTCCGCCGGGACCTGCAGCGGGACGGTCTTGCAGTCGACCATCCGGACCCGCTCGCCCGCGACGAACCCGGCGAACAGGTACTCGTCGATGTCGCCGGGCAGCGGCGCGGTGGCCGCGTAGGTGACGGCCGGCGGGCAGCCGAAGGCGATCGCGACCGGCAGCTTCTCGCCGCGCCTGGCGGCCACCGCGGCGTGGTTGCGGCTGTCCTTGTGGATCTGCCAGTGCATGCCGATGGTGCGCTTGTCGTGCCGCTGCAGCCGGTACAGGCCGAGGTTGCGGACGCCCGAGTCCGGGTCCTTGGTGTGGGTGAGGCCGAGGTTGAAGAAGGAGCCGCCGTCCAGCGGCCAGGTGAACAGCGCGGGCAGCCGCTCCAGGTCGACGTCGTCGCCGGTGAGCACCACCTCGTGGACCGGCGCGTCGGCGGACTTCACGTTCCGCGGCGGGACGTGCGCCATCGAGGCGAGCTTGCCGAACGCGTCCCGGAAGCCGGTGAAGCCCTGCGGCAGTTCGGGCTTGAGCAGGCCGCCGATCTTCTCGGCGATGTCGTCGGGCGACTTGAGGCCGAGCGCCTTGGAGAGCCGCCGCTCGGTGCCGAAGACGTTCATGGCCAGCGGCATCGCCGAGCCCTTGACGTTCTCGAAGAGCAGCGCGGGACCCTTGGCCTTCTGCACCCGGTCGACGATCTCGCCGACCTCCAGGTAGGGGTCGACCTCGACCTTGATCCGTTTCAGGTCGCCTTCCCGCTCCAGCGCCCGGAGGAAGGAACGGAGATCGTCGTATGCCATACCTGTCAGTATCCGGCACGGGCTAACCTGAGGCCGCCAAGGGTCCTGTCCGAAACGTCACCGGAGTTCCGCGCTGTGCTGAGAGTCGTGCCCATGGTGGCGCTGCTGGCCCTCTGGGTCTGGGCGTTCATCGACTGCCTGACCACCCCCGAGGACGAGATACGCCACCTGCCCAAGGTGGTCTGGGTGATCGTCGTGCTGTTCTTCCCGCTGGTCGGCTCGATCGCCTGGCTGGTGGCCGGCCGCGACCGCACCGGCGCCCGCCGCCGCCGGGCCCCCTGGCCGGCCGGCCCGACCGCCGGGTACCCGGAGTACGAGCGCCCCCGGCGCCCGCTCGCGCCGGACGACGACCCGGAGTTCCTGGCCTCGCTGAAGCGCGGCAACGAGCAGCACGAGGACATGCTCAAGCAGTGGGAGGCGGACCTGCGCCGCCGCGAGGAGGAGCTGCGCCGCGGCGGCGACGGCCCCGAGGACGAGGGCCGTCCCAAGCCCTGATGCGCCTTTTGGCGCATCCCTACCATCCGGGTCCGCCCACCCGGCCCGCACCCCGTCCCGCCCGCCCCCGTGCGCCCCTGTCCGCGCCCGGTCGGCGGGCGGCTTCCGCGTGCCCCCGATCCGGCCGCTGACCTGCTGCTTCGACCACTCCCCCGGCTCCCGCGCGGGGGGTGCCCGGCCGCCCGTCCGCGGTGACCCGGCGGTAGGCCCGTGCGCCCCCCTATGTCGAGCCTGTACAGCGATCGGCCCCCGACCTTGTACGGATTCGACGCCGAAACGCGGGCGCACTGACTCGTACTGTCGTAACAGAAGAGGTGTTCGCTGCCCCACGCGAGCTTGGAGTGGTTCGAAATGACGGTCCTGCACGATGCGCCGGTCGGCGGCGAGGCTCCGGCCGACGCCCGTAGTCGGGTCGCCGAGCTGCACGAACTGCGCGAGCAGGTCCGCCGCGGGCCCAGCGAGAAGGCCACCGAGGCGCAGCACGCCAAGGGCAAGCTGACCGCCCGGGAGCGGATCGAGCTGCTGCTGGACGAGGGCTCGTTCCACGAGGTGGAGCCGCTGCGCCGGCACCGCGCGCAGGGCTTCGGCCTGGAGGCGAAGAAGCCGCACACCGACGGCGTGATCGTCGGCTGGGGCACCGTGCACGGGCGGACGGTGTTCACCTACGCGCACGACTTCCGGATCTTCGGCGGCGCGCTGGGCGAGGCCCACGCGCAGAAGATCCACAAGATCATGGACATGGCCATCGCGGCCGGCGCGCCGCTGGTGTCGCTGAACGACGGCGCCGGCGCCCGGATCCAGGAGGGCGTCACCGCGCTGGCCGGCTACGGCGGCATCTTCCAGCGCAACACCCGGGCCTCCGGCGTGATCCCGCAGATCAGCGTGATGCTCGGCCCGTGCGCGGGCGGCGCGGCCTACAGCCCGGCGCTGACCGACTTCGTGTTCATGGTCCGCGAGACCTCGCAGATGTTCATCACCGGCCCGGACGTGGTCAAGGCGGTCACCGGCGAGGAGATCTCGCAGAACGGCCTCGGCGGCGCCGACGTGCACTCCTCGGTCTCGGGCGTGTCGCACTTCGTCTACGACGACGAGCAGTCCTGCATCGAGGAGGTCCGCTACCTCCTGTCGCTGCTGCCGCAGAACAACCGCGAGATGCCGCCGTCCGTCCCCGCCGACGACCCGGTGGACCGCCGCAACGACTCGCTGCTCGACCTCGTCCCGGCGGACGGCAACCGCCCGTACGACATGCGCAAGGTCATCGAGGAGATCGTCGACCACGGCGAGTACCTGGAGGTCCACGAGCGCTGGGCCACCAACGTGATCTGCGCGCTGGCCCGGATCGACGGCCACGTGGTCGGCATCATCGCCAACCAGCCGCAGTCGCTGGCCGGCGTGCTGGACATCAACGCCAGCGAGAAGTCCGCGCGCTTCGTCCAGATGTGCGACGCCTTCAACATCCCGCTGGTCACCATGCTCGACGTGCCGGGCTTCCTGCCCGGT is part of the Kitasatospora setae KM-6054 genome and harbors:
- a CDS encoding PLD nuclease N-terminal domain-containing protein, with the translated sequence MVALLALWVWAFIDCLTTPEDEIRHLPKVVWVIVVLFFPLVGSIAWLVAGRDRTGARRRRAPWPAGPTAGYPEYERPRRPLAPDDDPEFLASLKRGNEQHEDMLKQWEADLRRREEELRRGGDGPEDEGRPKP
- a CDS encoding menaquinone biosynthesis decarboxylase produces the protein MAYDDLRSFLRALEREGDLKRIKVEVDPYLEVGEIVDRVQKAKGPALLFENVKGSAMPLAMNVFGTERRLSKALGLKSPDDIAEKIGGLLKPELPQGFTGFRDAFGKLASMAHVPPRNVKSADAPVHEVVLTGDDVDLERLPALFTWPLDGGSFFNLGLTHTKDPDSGVRNLGLYRLQRHDKRTIGMHWQIHKDSRNHAAVAARRGEKLPVAIAFGCPPAVTYAATAPLPGDIDEYLFAGFVAGERVRMVDCKTVPLQVPADAEVVLEGWLEPGELLPEGPFGDHTGFYTPQEPFPALTIDCVTTRRRPLLQSIVVGRPPTEDGPLGKFTERFFLPLLKVIIPDIVDYDLPEAGGFHNCVIVSIDKKYPKHAQKVMHAIWGAHMMSLTKLIIVVDADCDVHDYQEVAWRALGNVDYSRDLSVVEGPVDHLDHASYQQFWGGKAGIDATRKLPEEGYTRDGGWPEMVASDPETAARVTRRWKEYGL
- a CDS encoding acyl-CoA carboxylase subunit beta codes for the protein MTVLHDAPVGGEAPADARSRVAELHELREQVRRGPSEKATEAQHAKGKLTARERIELLLDEGSFHEVEPLRRHRAQGFGLEAKKPHTDGVIVGWGTVHGRTVFTYAHDFRIFGGALGEAHAQKIHKIMDMAIAAGAPLVSLNDGAGARIQEGVTALAGYGGIFQRNTRASGVIPQISVMLGPCAGGAAYSPALTDFVFMVRETSQMFITGPDVVKAVTGEEISQNGLGGADVHSSVSGVSHFVYDDEQSCIEEVRYLLSLLPQNNREMPPSVPADDPVDRRNDSLLDLVPADGNRPYDMRKVIEEIVDHGEYLEVHERWATNVICALARIDGHVVGIIANQPQSLAGVLDINASEKSARFVQMCDAFNIPLVTMLDVPGFLPGVDQEHDGIIRHGAKLLYAYCNATVPRIQLILRKAYGGAYIVMDSRSIGADLSFAWPTNEIAVMGAEGAANVIFRRDINGSEDPEATRAQKIKEYKNELMHPYYAAERGLVDDVIDPAETRAVLASSLAMLRTKHADLPSRKHGNPPM